One window of the Esox lucius isolate fEsoLuc1 chromosome 8, fEsoLuc1.pri, whole genome shotgun sequence genome contains the following:
- the lmx1a gene encoding LIM homeobox transcription factor 1-alpha has product MEGHPGSLLDMTQSVVCAGCYRLIRDKYLLRVNGGLWHEQCVRCAACCDPLRNTCFLRDQKLYCKRDYARLFSVRCRGCVEAISPAELVMRAGAEVFHLACFSCSVCSCRLQTGDCFVFREGRLLCARDLDLEVDTCTSSDSGKSDEEKEEEASVKASGRHSSEAVVAEHKQPKRPRTILSTQQRRAFKASFEVSSKPCRKVRETLATETGLSVRVVQVWFQNQRAKMKKLARRQQQLQRQQQPPTQVQRDHTANHGAPSCDNVTSDLNSLGSYCQPSPHQQQEGQVTTLQQQDQDMEPFRQGLTPPRMPGDHMHPYGYKALYMEMDGDPLYHLYDGTSLSYGDSSLLTPIDCLYSMQDSYFTS; this is encoded by the exons ATGGAGGGACACCCGGGATCTTTACTTG ATATGACACAAAGTGTGGTGTGTGCGGGATGCTACCGCCTTATCCGTGACAAGTACCTGCTTCGTGTCAACGGTGGACTTTGGCACGAGCAGTGCGTGCGGTGCGCCGCATGCTGCGACCCACTCAGAAATACCTGTTTTCTACGGGACCAGAAACTTTACTGCAAGCGCGATTATGCCCG TCTGTTTTCAGTGCGTTGTAGAGGCTGTGTGGAGGCAATCTCCCCGGCAGAGCTGGTGATGCGTGCTGGGGCTGAAGTCTTCCACCTGGCCTGTTTTAGCTGCAGTGTGTGCTCCTGCCGTCTACAGACTGGCGACTGCTTTGTCTTTAGGGAAGGACGGCTTCTCTGTGCCAGAGACTTGGACCTGGAAGTAGACACTTGCACCTCCTCAGACTCAG GTAAAAGTGatgaggagaaagaagaagaggCTAGTGTAAAGGCTTCAGGCAGACATAGTAGCGAAGCAGTTGTCGCTGAACACAAACAACCCAAACGTCCACGCACTATTCTGAGCACTCAGCAAAGACGGGCCTTCAAAGCCTCCTTCGAGGTCTCCTCCAAGCCCTGTCGAAAG GTAAGGGAGACCTTGGCAACGGAGACTGGTCTGAGTGTGCGAGTGGTGCAGGTCTGGTTCCAGAACCAAAGAGCCAAG ATGAAGAAACTGGCCAGAAGACAACAGCAGCTACAGAGGCAGCAGCAGCCGCCAACCCAAGTGCAGCGTGACCACACAGCAAATCACGGAG CGCCATCCTGTGAcaatgtgacctctgacctgaatTCTCTGGGCTCCTACTGCCAGCCCAGCCCCCACCAACAGCAGGAGGGCCAGGTCACAACCCTCCAGCAGCAAGACCAGGACATGGAACCTTTCAGACAGGGACTTACCCCTCCACGGATGCCAGGGGACCACATGCACCCTTATG GCTACAAGGCCCTTTACATGGAGATGGATGGGGACCCTCTCTATCACCTATACGACGGAACCTCTCTGTCTTATGGAGACTCATCGCTGCTAACCCCCATTGACTGTCTCTACTCCATGCAAGACTCCTACTTCACCTCCTGA